In the genome of Leptospira inadai serovar Lyme str. 10, one region contains:
- a CDS encoding Re/Si-specific NAD(P)(+) transhydrogenase subunit alpha: MNIGVLKEAKEETRVAVTPDVVDALKKIGASILVEKGAGESSYFSDEDYKKAGATIVSRQDILKKSDIVTSIHLADASTLSKLKKDGIYLGMFQPAVNPQVVKKLASQQVTLISLDAIARITRAQSMDVLSSQATVSGYKAVLLAATHLTRFFPMLTTAAGTITPASVLIIGAGVAGLQAIATSRRLGAVVDVFDTRPEVKEQVQSLGAKFVEVEGARHSAAAGGYAVEQTEEYKKKQQEAIDKFAGKADAIITTALIPGRKAPVLITKKIVERMKAGSVIVDLASSMGGNCEYTQHGKTVLTKNGVSVIGHLNLPGSLPGDASRMFAKNILNFLKLLLKEKKINLDLNDEILSSTTITFNGEIRHKLTQDALGSGKQGNKAPAKKKTQKAESTPD; the protein is encoded by the coding sequence ATGAATATCGGAGTACTAAAAGAAGCGAAGGAAGAAACCCGGGTAGCGGTAACCCCAGACGTCGTTGATGCCCTCAAAAAAATAGGGGCTTCTATTCTCGTTGAAAAGGGAGCCGGAGAATCATCTTACTTTTCAGACGAAGATTATAAAAAAGCCGGAGCAACGATCGTTTCTCGTCAGGATATCCTCAAGAAATCGGACATCGTAACAAGCATTCATTTAGCGGACGCGTCCACGCTTTCTAAACTTAAGAAAGACGGAATCTATCTGGGAATGTTCCAGCCGGCAGTGAATCCGCAAGTAGTAAAAAAATTGGCATCTCAGCAGGTTACTCTGATTAGTTTGGATGCGATTGCTCGTATAACAAGAGCGCAATCCATGGATGTTCTCTCTTCGCAAGCCACCGTCTCAGGCTATAAAGCGGTCTTACTCGCGGCGACACATCTCACCAGGTTCTTCCCGATGTTGACGACTGCGGCCGGAACGATTACACCGGCATCGGTTTTGATCATTGGCGCAGGAGTCGCAGGCCTTCAAGCCATAGCTACCTCGAGAAGATTAGGCGCCGTAGTGGACGTATTCGATACTCGCCCGGAAGTGAAAGAGCAAGTTCAGTCGCTGGGCGCAAAATTCGTCGAAGTAGAAGGCGCTCGTCATTCCGCGGCAGCAGGCGGATACGCCGTCGAACAAACGGAAGAATACAAAAAGAAGCAGCAAGAAGCGATCGATAAGTTTGCAGGAAAGGCGGACGCTATCATTACGACGGCACTTATTCCGGGGCGCAAGGCACCGGTTCTTATTACGAAAAAAATAGTGGAAAGAATGAAAGCCGGTTCGGTGATCGTAGACTTAGCGTCCAGTATGGGTGGAAACTGCGAATATACCCAGCACGGTAAAACGGTTCTGACCAAGAACGGAGTCTCCGTAATAGGACATCTTAATTTACCCGGTTCTCTTCCCGGCGATGCGTCAAGAATGTTTGCTAAGAATATTCTTAATTTCTTAAAGCTGCTACTTAAAGAAAAGAAGATAAACTTAGACTTAAACGACGAGATTCTTTCTTCGACTACGATTACGTTTAACGGAGAAATTCGTCATAAGCTGACTCAGGATGCTTTAGGTTCCGGTAAACAGGGAAATAAGGCTCCTGCCAAGAAGAAGACCCAAAAAGCCGAATCCACTCCCGATTAG
- a CDS encoding phosphatase PAP2 family protein, with translation MKGILGRADYVAAKFIRERLHYPWLNRILSRVNRGEMMLLIIAPYLAYATWIGILPHPGWIVLPYTGLVAYANDRFVLFLKKVISRKRPLITVVGKIDENPDMKHSFPSAHASNSMAAVILLVFLFGFPEWFLLLSLLAGIGRLLSLHHFPSDVLGGWLIGSGFGFLGLLLGRSLISLFTGT, from the coding sequence ATAAAAGGAATATTGGGAAGAGCGGATTACGTCGCAGCCAAATTTATTCGCGAAAGACTCCATTATCCTTGGCTTAACCGTATTTTATCGCGGGTCAATCGCGGTGAAATGATGCTTTTAATCATCGCTCCATATCTTGCATACGCGACGTGGATAGGCATTCTTCCGCATCCAGGGTGGATCGTACTTCCCTATACCGGTTTAGTGGCCTATGCAAACGATCGATTCGTTTTATTTTTGAAGAAAGTTATCTCGCGGAAAAGACCTTTGATAACGGTCGTAGGTAAAATCGATGAAAATCCGGACATGAAACATTCGTTTCCTTCGGCCCATGCATCCAATTCGATGGCTGCGGTAATTTTGCTGGTATTCTTATTCGGTTTTCCGGAGTGGTTTTTATTATTAAGCCTGTTAGCAGGGATAGGAAGATTACTATCCCTGCATCACTTTCCGAGCGATGTGCTCGGAGGTTGGCTAATCGGGAGTGGATTCGGCTTTTTGGGTCTTCTTCTTGGCAGGAGCCTTATTTCCCTGTTTACCGGAACCTAA
- the hisS gene encoding histidine--tRNA ligase, whose amino-acid sequence MEKQKSFLPTAPYKGTRDFYPEDMHFRNWMFSVMREVVLSFGYQEYDGPILESFDLYKAKSGEEIVQRQLYDFTDKGDRHVAIRPEMTPTLARMVAGQVRNLAKPIRWFSIPNLWRYEQPGKGRLREHWQLNVDLFGVASYRAEVEVLLIADSILKRFGAPAGSYQIKVSHRGILDSFLGKSLSLPKEKSQAVSKLLDKKAKISREAFEEEIKPLLTDPNKQLPLIYSYLESTVDSLENFNGIDLEALGFVRKLFDDLKVLGIEKQIIFDPSIIRGFDYYTGCIFEVFDTNPENRRSLYGGGRYDNLIGLFSNDQLTGIGFGLGDVTFKSFLEGHNLVPNLNRNDTVFIPVMEELLFPEVLKLADLLRKEGIKVETMLEAGKIGKQIQTAEKKGYRYVIFLGESEIAKGDVQLKDLRSGEQLLISRNDLSSKLKDSLLG is encoded by the coding sequence TTGGAAAAACAAAAATCCTTTTTACCTACAGCCCCTTATAAGGGCACGAGAGACTTTTATCCGGAAGATATGCACTTCCGCAACTGGATGTTTTCGGTTATGCGGGAGGTCGTCTTATCTTTCGGATATCAGGAATATGACGGCCCTATTTTAGAATCATTCGACCTTTATAAGGCCAAGAGCGGCGAAGAAATCGTTCAAAGACAACTTTACGATTTTACGGATAAGGGAGATAGACACGTCGCGATTCGACCGGAAATGACGCCTACTCTAGCTAGGATGGTGGCCGGGCAGGTCAGAAATCTCGCTAAACCGATCCGCTGGTTTTCCATTCCGAATCTTTGGAGATACGAACAGCCGGGTAAGGGAAGATTAAGGGAACATTGGCAACTAAATGTCGATCTTTTCGGAGTAGCCTCGTACAGAGCCGAAGTGGAAGTCCTTCTGATCGCCGATTCGATTTTGAAGCGCTTCGGAGCCCCCGCGGGTAGTTATCAAATAAAAGTATCGCACCGAGGAATCTTAGACTCGTTTTTGGGCAAATCGCTCTCCCTACCGAAAGAAAAGAGCCAGGCCGTTTCGAAGCTTTTGGATAAAAAAGCGAAAATTTCTCGGGAAGCATTCGAAGAAGAAATTAAGCCTTTATTGACCGATCCGAACAAACAATTACCGTTGATTTACTCCTATCTGGAGAGCACCGTAGATAGTTTAGAGAATTTTAATGGAATTGACCTGGAAGCTCTTGGATTCGTGCGGAAACTATTTGATGATCTAAAAGTTCTTGGAATCGAAAAACAAATCATCTTCGATCCTTCCATTATTAGAGGTTTCGACTATTATACGGGATGTATTTTCGAAGTCTTTGATACGAATCCGGAAAATCGAAGATCCCTCTACGGCGGCGGAAGATACGATAATCTAATCGGCCTTTTTTCCAATGATCAACTAACCGGAATCGGTTTTGGACTCGGAGATGTTACATTTAAGAGCTTCCTAGAAGGTCACAATCTTGTTCCGAATTTAAATAGGAATGATACGGTTTTTATTCCGGTCATGGAGGAACTCCTCTTTCCCGAAGTCTTAAAGTTAGCGGACCTACTTCGTAAGGAAGGCATTAAGGTGGAAACTATGCTCGAGGCAGGCAAGATCGGAAAACAGATTCAGACTGCGGAGAAAAAAGGGTATCGATACGTTATCTTTCTCGGCGAATCCGAAATCGCCAAGGGAGATGTGCAGCTCAAAGATTTACGATCCGGAGAGCAGCTTCTTATCTCCCGTAACGATCTCTCTTCGAAACTAAAGGATTCCTTACTTGGTTAA
- a CDS encoding DUF1577 domain-containing protein has translation MEVEYRSFLQSPRVWDKVTDPTKVAYIIKEYVHNNGLFLKENPLKQELQILQHSPDGKIHLRIDPNFVNHEDEITVYKTLSKHMEIGFKVETVHEESGIAICTPEYVKIAKDGRVSARIEGLAGKVVAHRFHTLKKEQDSTKVLGTSGQILLTDLHRNILSGFPGSRLIFQAGRELTPEQELVKRTGKAIFISDAISLEQPAIDSFDDFEILNLKQELEEEMILEDRIKAYRLGKVKSFVVVPIFYKDSLDNKLVAFGYADSKEAVLDPAILKKYSELERTFNSRIEDSNTLDLDIRQNVVNASEGGILLEVTESQLVESFLHKPFFTADLTFKMQAPLRFAFKIRHISQLGEIYLVGAEIVGSNDAKANMTLLKKNLSFVKSL, from the coding sequence ATGGAAGTCGAATATCGATCCTTCCTACAATCGCCGAGGGTTTGGGATAAAGTAACGGATCCTACCAAGGTAGCTTACATCATTAAGGAATACGTACATAATAACGGCCTATTCCTGAAGGAAAATCCGTTGAAACAAGAGCTACAGATTCTTCAGCATTCTCCCGACGGCAAAATTCATTTGCGAATCGATCCGAATTTCGTTAATCACGAGGATGAAATTACCGTTTATAAAACTCTGAGTAAACACATGGAGATCGGCTTTAAAGTCGAAACCGTTCATGAAGAAAGCGGCATAGCGATCTGCACACCTGAATACGTAAAAATCGCAAAGGATGGAAGAGTTTCTGCGAGAATCGAAGGCCTAGCTGGTAAAGTAGTCGCACATAGATTCCATACGCTAAAGAAAGAACAGGATTCCACCAAAGTGTTAGGAACTTCCGGTCAAATACTGCTGACCGATTTACACCGTAATATTCTCTCCGGTTTTCCCGGATCGCGTCTGATTTTCCAAGCCGGTCGAGAATTAACCCCGGAACAGGAATTGGTAAAAAGAACCGGTAAGGCGATCTTTATTTCCGACGCCATTTCTCTTGAACAACCGGCTATAGATTCGTTCGACGATTTCGAAATCCTTAACTTAAAGCAGGAACTGGAAGAAGAAATGATTCTCGAAGATAGAATCAAGGCCTATAGACTTGGCAAAGTAAAATCGTTCGTCGTAGTTCCCATATTTTACAAAGATTCACTAGACAACAAATTAGTGGCTTTTGGATACGCAGATTCCAAGGAAGCCGTGCTAGATCCTGCCATTTTGAAGAAATACAGCGAACTTGAACGGACTTTCAATAGCCGAATCGAAGACTCGAACACTCTGGATTTAGACATTCGACAAAACGTGGTAAACGCTTCCGAAGGAGGGATTCTTCTAGAAGTCACTGAATCCCAGTTAGTGGAGTCTTTTCTGCACAAACCTTTCTTTACGGCGGACTTAACCTTCAAAATGCAGGCCCCACTTAGGTTCGCTTTTAAAATCCGACATATTTCTCAGCTGGGGGAAATTTATCTGGTTGGTGCAGAAATAGTTGGCTCCAACGATGCAAAGGCGAATATGACTCTATTAAAGAAGAATCTAAGCTTCGTTAAGAGCCTTTAA
- a CDS encoding OmpA family protein, whose protein sequence is MQFYNQKTNVRFLYFLTVFLLLGVSFSFSGQAEAQPLPPLAERPFGPPLNTQNDEYNPIISPDGRYLVFQSNRPGGEGEMDLWLAENANYKSRDGEADWRKPVNLNQDIWEKNKKELPAGEKPAKLLNTDKFEGGISIRFDDFGNPSEIFFTSVKNEKADRSGYDSLNIYYTKRDEKTKLWIDPIPVPEINSNFNDKMPAISPDGRFLIFASDRPGGYGEYDLWVSYRNLSNGSWSSPINMGGTINSKSSEILPYIHPDGEQLYFSTNRENERKKFSLFRIFLNLPSAPDTEDEEDKTSVSKTSLPYPVPDTGSLEKLPFPFNLDINEGIDSEGISFDREGIWAYISSNRIGGQGQYDIYRFQVPESLRNSYDVSFEGLVLDGSEATMIGLDATIKISDSIGPNRTITSKRIGGDLSIGTPSNFKTVLKTGRVYKVEISSPGFYPTEDRLDLRGNIERGKKIYKTYVLLPIKDEEKGKTQPQTSDGTKKFKGMKVVVVDAATKEPIPGASATVFTPKNRQGEVLKYNNEEKNFHLPSIPDTDFEIFAKAEKYISESVNVLKANAKDGSIISIALKQESDVPVVLGMKLYFEFNKTNLTDGHRKQLDLLVDYLKKNPSDKVEIGGHTDNIASKEYNTRLSGKRARNVYDYVRTKGIQASRLKTRAYWYSRPDEDNSTEQGRAKNRRVDFRKL, encoded by the coding sequence ATGCAATTTTATAATCAAAAAACGAACGTAAGATTCCTATATTTCCTTACGGTTTTTCTCTTGCTCGGAGTCAGCTTCTCTTTCTCCGGACAGGCCGAGGCGCAACCGTTGCCTCCCCTAGCGGAACGACCGTTTGGCCCGCCTTTAAACACACAAAACGATGAATACAATCCCATCATCAGTCCCGACGGTCGATATCTAGTATTTCAATCCAATCGCCCCGGAGGCGAAGGGGAAATGGATTTATGGTTAGCGGAAAATGCGAATTATAAAAGCAGAGATGGGGAGGCCGATTGGCGGAAACCGGTAAATTTAAATCAGGACATTTGGGAAAAAAATAAGAAGGAATTACCCGCCGGAGAAAAACCGGCCAAACTTTTAAATACGGATAAATTCGAGGGAGGCATCTCGATCCGATTTGATGATTTCGGCAATCCGTCGGAAATTTTCTTCACGTCCGTCAAAAACGAAAAAGCCGATAGATCCGGCTACGATTCATTAAATATCTATTATACGAAGAGGGACGAAAAGACCAAACTATGGATCGACCCGATCCCAGTTCCCGAAATCAATTCCAACTTTAACGACAAGATGCCTGCAATTTCTCCTGACGGAAGATTTCTTATTTTCGCTTCCGATAGACCGGGAGGTTACGGTGAATACGATTTATGGGTGAGCTATCGAAATTTATCGAACGGATCTTGGTCTTCTCCCATAAATATGGGTGGAACCATAAATTCAAAATCCAGCGAGATCCTACCATACATACATCCTGATGGAGAGCAGCTTTACTTTTCGACCAATCGGGAAAATGAACGAAAAAAGTTTTCACTGTTTCGTATTTTCTTAAATCTACCTTCCGCTCCGGATACGGAAGATGAGGAAGATAAAACCTCCGTTTCCAAAACTTCGCTTCCTTACCCTGTTCCCGATACCGGAAGCCTTGAGAAACTGCCGTTTCCTTTCAATCTCGACATAAATGAAGGAATCGATTCCGAAGGAATTTCCTTCGATCGGGAAGGAATTTGGGCGTATATTTCTTCGAACAGAATCGGAGGTCAGGGTCAGTACGATATCTATAGATTTCAAGTACCCGAGTCTCTTCGCAATTCGTACGATGTAAGTTTCGAAGGATTAGTTTTGGACGGTTCGGAGGCCACTATGATCGGCCTCGACGCAACGATAAAAATTTCGGATTCAATCGGACCGAATCGAACCATCACTTCTAAACGAATCGGCGGCGACCTTTCAATAGGAACTCCTTCAAACTTCAAAACGGTTCTAAAGACCGGACGTGTCTACAAAGTAGAAATATCTTCTCCCGGCTTTTATCCGACAGAAGACAGATTGGATCTGCGTGGAAATATCGAGCGGGGAAAGAAAATTTATAAAACTTATGTCCTGCTTCCTATCAAAGACGAAGAGAAAGGTAAAACGCAGCCTCAGACTTCCGATGGAACCAAAAAATTTAAGGGAATGAAGGTGGTCGTAGTCGATGCTGCGACTAAAGAACCGATTCCTGGAGCAAGCGCTACAGTGTTTACACCGAAGAATCGCCAAGGAGAAGTGTTAAAATACAACAACGAGGAAAAAAATTTCCATCTTCCTTCGATTCCTGACACGGATTTTGAAATATTCGCCAAGGCTGAGAAATATATTTCCGAAAGTGTCAACGTGCTTAAAGCGAACGCTAAAGACGGGTCAATAATTTCTATCGCGTTAAAGCAAGAATCCGATGTTCCGGTTGTTCTAGGTATGAAACTCTACTTTGAATTCAATAAGACGAATCTGACTGACGGACATCGGAAGCAATTAGATCTACTTGTAGATTACCTGAAAAAGAATCCGTCGGATAAGGTAGAAATCGGGGGCCATACCGATAATATCGCCTCCAAAGAATACAACACGCGTTTAAGCGGAAAACGAGCGCGGAATGTCTACGACTATGTCCGGACAAAAGGTATACAAGCAAGCCGATTGAAAACCCGAGCTTACTGGTATTCCAGACCGGATGAAGATAACTCGACCGAACAAGGTAGGGCCAAAAATAGAAGAGTGGACTTCCGGAAGCTCTAA
- the folP gene encoding dihydropteroate synthase, producing METLSKNPRNGRENRPDFPPKPLIFGVLNITSDSFSDGGRYLDSDQAIEKALSLVQEGADVIDIGAQSSNVKAGWVDPQTEWERMEKVLRELKARKIPISVDTFKPEVMRKAISFGVEYINNIRGFSDEESLNVLHESRQLPTKFILMYSHDRGQKAAPESRLLPESVLSEIFSFFRERKNRLTDLNFPEDRIIFDPGMGFFLSPDPNVSFAVLASVEKFMQEFPQLMVSVTRKSFLGNALGGIPVDDREVPTAVCELYLWLKKVPIIRTHAPLNLIRAIHIWKLSNGEF from the coding sequence ATGGAAACTCTAAGCAAGAATCCACGGAACGGAAGGGAGAATCGACCGGATTTTCCTCCGAAGCCTTTGATTTTCGGTGTTCTGAACATTACTTCCGATTCATTTTCGGATGGGGGCAGGTATCTCGACTCCGATCAGGCAATCGAAAAAGCTTTGTCTTTAGTGCAGGAGGGGGCCGACGTCATCGATATCGGGGCTCAATCCTCTAACGTGAAGGCCGGTTGGGTGGACCCTCAGACCGAATGGGAACGAATGGAGAAGGTGCTTCGAGAATTGAAAGCTAGGAAAATTCCTATCTCCGTAGATACTTTCAAGCCGGAAGTCATGCGTAAGGCCATTTCTTTCGGAGTGGAATATATAAATAATATTCGAGGTTTCTCGGATGAAGAAAGCCTGAACGTATTGCACGAATCTAGGCAGCTTCCGACGAAATTCATTTTAATGTATTCGCATGACCGCGGCCAAAAAGCGGCGCCCGAGTCCCGCCTTTTGCCGGAGTCCGTCTTATCCGAGATTTTTTCCTTCTTCCGCGAACGCAAGAACCGACTAACCGATTTGAACTTTCCTGAAGATAGAATTATTTTCGATCCGGGAATGGGTTTTTTTCTTAGTCCCGATCCTAACGTAAGTTTTGCAGTTCTTGCGTCCGTGGAAAAATTTATGCAAGAGTTTCCGCAACTAATGGTATCGGTAACTCGAAAATCCTTTTTAGGGAATGCATTAGGAGGAATTCCCGTGGACGATCGGGAGGTTCCTACTGCGGTTTGCGAACTGTATCTTTGGCTAAAAAAAGTCCCGATCATCCGAACTCATGCTCCCTTGAATTTAATAAGAGCGATACATATTTGGAAATTATCCAACGGAGAATTTTAG
- a CDS encoding tetratricopeptide repeat protein yields the protein MENDSGFVYLSSQLFPREIVDSIRNPWEAKSQRGKASLANDRNNLGILLAKNSLLDDAEIEFSEAHKLAPSDPVPVLNLIRLYYLVDDISECKAFLSGYLKAASPTNRSKVEKILEEYRREDELVIYWDALSNIPGQEVHAWNGLADYFFRKQDWPKSYFYLEKILQLSPYHKNARGLMLQMANNLEKWDEAIVFGLSLVRTGERIPDLEYYLAHAYSEKKRYDEALVWIGKVPDNERENIRFLDLWKTCLLSKNPKADLTPLVPYFKKLRALGLQISQEDFLPTTTPEGKEAADRNIWGR from the coding sequence TTGGAAAACGACTCCGGGTTTGTCTATCTTTCCTCGCAACTATTTCCTCGAGAAATCGTGGATTCGATCAGGAATCCTTGGGAAGCTAAATCCCAAAGAGGAAAAGCCTCGTTAGCCAACGACAGAAATAATCTCGGAATTCTCTTAGCCAAAAATTCGCTTTTGGATGATGCGGAAATCGAATTTTCCGAAGCACATAAGCTCGCTCCTTCGGATCCCGTTCCCGTTTTAAATTTGATCCGCCTCTATTATCTCGTGGACGATATCTCTGAATGCAAAGCTTTCTTGTCAGGATACCTCAAAGCCGCCTCTCCGACAAATCGAAGTAAGGTGGAAAAAATTCTCGAGGAGTACCGAAGAGAGGATGAATTAGTTATCTACTGGGATGCCCTCTCTAACATTCCGGGTCAGGAAGTTCATGCCTGGAACGGACTTGCGGATTATTTTTTTCGAAAACAAGATTGGCCTAAGAGTTATTTTTACCTGGAAAAAATCCTCCAGCTAAGCCCTTATCATAAGAACGCGCGCGGTTTGATGCTTCAGATGGCGAATAATTTAGAAAAATGGGATGAAGCGATCGTCTTCGGTTTAAGTTTAGTACGAACCGGCGAGAGAATCCCGGATTTGGAATATTACCTTGCCCATGCATATTCCGAAAAAAAGAGATACGACGAGGCCCTAGTGTGGATAGGGAAAGTTCCGGACAATGAAAGAGAAAATATCCGTTTCTTGGATTTATGGAAGACCTGCTTACTTTCCAAAAACCCGAAAGCCGATCTTACTCCTTTAGTCCCCTATTTTAAAAAATTGAGAGCCCTAGGTTTACAAATTTCACAGGAAGACTTTTTACCGACTACGACTCCGGAAGGGAAGGAAGCCGCAGATCGAAACATTTGGGGCCGCTAA
- a CDS encoding tetratricopeptide repeat protein, with translation MAEAESRKKFNLALQLEKQGKISQAVKVYGEILQLEPGFQKAYLNLGALYSRMGDSETAIRTYQKALELGKTTELYYNLGVEFYRLNSLEAAIKALKNSLELNKRYLNSHLLLAYCYKQLERPEKSELYLKNALKIDPKNRTALSALATIYFDTERWEEALDAAHSALAVQPDDPRMEILLTEIHVKLGNFKQSFETLKKVTTTAQGFVKFSNSIKEAKEKPKPEEKIFFDNLESLTRKKLNEFKDKLVLSKENPEDFEAPEAQDALDLSLMYLFHGDTERALKYLLYAQKNLEENQASEAS, from the coding sequence ATGGCGGAAGCGGAATCCAGGAAGAAATTCAATCTAGCTCTACAGCTGGAAAAACAGGGAAAAATCTCTCAAGCCGTAAAAGTCTATGGCGAAATATTGCAGCTGGAACCGGGCTTTCAAAAAGCATACTTAAACTTAGGCGCTCTTTATTCTCGGATGGGAGATTCAGAAACTGCCATTCGGACTTACCAGAAAGCCCTCGAACTTGGAAAAACGACCGAACTTTACTACAACCTTGGCGTAGAATTTTATCGCCTCAATAGTTTAGAGGCGGCGATAAAGGCGCTGAAGAATTCCCTAGAACTGAACAAACGATACTTAAATTCCCATCTTCTGCTAGCCTACTGTTATAAACAGCTCGAACGCCCGGAGAAATCCGAACTATATTTAAAGAACGCTTTAAAAATCGATCCGAAGAATAGGACCGCCCTGTCCGCATTGGCTACGATCTATTTCGATACGGAGCGATGGGAAGAAGCTTTGGACGCCGCCCACTCGGCCCTGGCAGTGCAGCCGGATGATCCTCGAATGGAAATTCTACTTACTGAAATACACGTGAAGCTGGGTAATTTTAAACAATCATTCGAAACTCTTAAAAAAGTCACCACGACCGCGCAAGGGTTCGTAAAATTCTCAAACTCGATCAAGGAGGCTAAGGAAAAACCGAAACCCGAGGAAAAAATATTCTTCGATAATTTGGAGTCTTTGACTCGAAAAAAACTGAACGAATTTAAAGATAAATTAGTCCTCTCGAAAGAGAACCCGGAAGACTTCGAAGCACCGGAAGCTCAGGACGCGCTTGATCTTTCCTTGATGTATCTTTTTCATGGAGATACCGAACGCGCTTTAAAGTACTTACTCTATGCTCAAAAGAATTTGGAAGAGAATCAAGCCTCGGAAGCGTCCTAG
- the mpl36 gene encoding RlpA family plasminogen-binding lipoprotein MPL36, translating to MKRFSAIVALTAITACASVEPRRNISASGDPSEIFFEKEIAPMDQESKKDMALAQNSAGAKQRSLDDLLADNKPVKATLPAKKSSEGDFDEIGYSSWYGPKFHGKPTASGETFDKTKLTAAHPSLPLGSVVKVKNLENDKEVLVRVNDRGPFAKDRIIDLSEKAAETLDFKDVGIARVGLKVVSKGGKDESEDLENAEDEEALLNESKPEKLTPKKTVVTPAPLVKGAPKGQTVQVGVFRNNQLAENYRKNLSAEYGEKVYLFERDGMFVLQMGDFTDKAKAAVLKTKLKEDGVDCFIPQK from the coding sequence ATGAAACGATTTTCCGCAATCGTCGCACTAACCGCAATTACGGCCTGCGCATCCGTAGAACCAAGACGAAACATCAGCGCGTCAGGAGATCCGTCGGAAATTTTCTTCGAAAAGGAAATTGCGCCGATGGATCAGGAATCCAAGAAAGATATGGCTTTGGCTCAAAATTCGGCCGGTGCCAAGCAACGCAGCTTGGACGATTTACTCGCAGATAATAAACCTGTAAAAGCGACTCTACCTGCCAAAAAATCCTCCGAAGGGGATTTTGATGAAATCGGATATTCTTCCTGGTACGGACCGAAATTTCACGGAAAGCCAACGGCCAGCGGAGAGACGTTTGATAAAACGAAACTTACTGCGGCCCACCCGAGTTTACCTCTCGGTTCGGTCGTAAAAGTAAAAAACCTAGAGAACGATAAGGAAGTTTTGGTACGCGTCAACGATAGAGGACCTTTTGCAAAAGATAGGATCATAGATTTATCCGAGAAGGCCGCCGAGACGCTAGATTTTAAAGACGTCGGCATTGCCCGAGTCGGACTTAAAGTTGTCAGCAAGGGTGGAAAAGACGAATCCGAAGATTTAGAAAACGCCGAGGATGAAGAAGCTCTTTTAAACGAATCGAAACCCGAAAAACTCACGCCGAAAAAGACCGTCGTTACCCCGGCTCCGTTGGTAAAAGGTGCCCCCAAGGGTCAAACGGTTCAGGTAGGAGTTTTTCGCAACAATCAGCTGGCGGAGAATTATCGTAAAAATCTTTCGGCAGAATACGGTGAAAAAGTATATCTGTTTGAAAGAGACGGTATGTTCGTTTTGCAAATGGGCGATTTTACCGATAAAGCCAAGGCGGCCGTTTTAAAAACAAAATTGAAAGAAGATGGAGTGGATTGTTTTATTCCGCAAAAATAA
- the cysE gene encoding serine O-acetyltransferase, whose protein sequence is MFDNIKAIRKNDPAAKSYVEIVLCYPGLHALWFHSLAHFLYKNKLPLIPRIINTFARFLTGVDIHPGARISPGIFIDHGHGVVIGETAEIGSGCLILQGVTLGGTGKETGKRHPTLKENVVVGAGAKILGNIVIERNVRIGAGSVVLRDVPPDCTVVGVPGKVVRSKVDFGEKGERMLDHNELPDPIARIFSILVEKIDTLQREVNELYARGNLPTQKIPPKKGDDELNEYIHGDGI, encoded by the coding sequence TTGTTCGACAATATCAAAGCAATCCGAAAAAATGATCCGGCAGCAAAGTCTTATGTTGAAATAGTCCTCTGTTATCCGGGGCTGCACGCCCTTTGGTTTCACTCCCTAGCGCATTTTTTGTATAAAAATAAACTGCCATTGATTCCCCGAATCATCAATACCTTTGCCCGATTTTTAACGGGGGTTGATATTCATCCGGGTGCCAGAATCTCTCCGGGAATCTTCATCGATCACGGACATGGGGTGGTGATCGGAGAAACTGCCGAAATCGGAAGCGGATGCTTAATTTTACAAGGTGTGACGCTCGGCGGAACGGGAAAGGAAACCGGCAAACGCCATCCTACTCTGAAAGAGAACGTCGTAGTCGGCGCCGGAGCTAAAATTCTAGGAAATATCGTAATAGAAAGGAATGTACGGATCGGCGCCGGATCTGTCGTGCTTAGAGATGTTCCTCCCGATTGTACCGTCGTAGGCGTACCGGGAAAGGTCGTGCGTTCTAAAGTGGATTTCGGGGAAAAGGGTGAGCGGATGCTGGATCACAATGAACTCCCGGATCCGATCGCCAGGATCTTTTCCATTTTAGTGGAGAAAATCGACACTCTCCAGCGGGAAGTAAACGAGTTGTATGCCAGAGGAAATCTCCCAACCCAGAAAATTCCTCCCAAAAAAGGTGACGATGAATTGAACGAATATATCCACGGAGACGGCATTTAA